One window of the Ammospiza nelsoni isolate bAmmNel1 chromosome 2, bAmmNel1.pri, whole genome shotgun sequence genome contains the following:
- the LOC132069612 gene encoding C-type lectin domain family 4 member E-like isoform X1, with amino-acid sequence MMNGQGRVSPGSATPAEERGCSWLNIWVFLIFALAIKTAFVTICLVALLDGSSGHYKILLQNSTEWFCAPSSSAEKVDGWMCCPKGWRRFQGSCYFLSTDMMSWDESARNCTGMGSQLVVITSKAEQEFLFNLTKEKATSLYETKYYIGLAAYKNGKWQWVDQTPYESTATFWKPGEPNLLFAEKCAAIHVKGKTDPNTYSNWNNVLCITSCYRICERAVKLL; translated from the exons GCAA ccccagcagaagagagaggctgctcctggctgaaCATCTGGGTCTTCCTTATTTTTGCCCTTGCAATCAAAACTGCCTTTGTAACCATCTGCCTTG TGGCGTTACTTGATGGAAGCTCTGGCCATTACAAGATTCTCCTCCAGAACTCTACTGAGTGGTTCTGTGCCCCCAGCAGTTCTGCAGAGAAAG tGGATGGCTGGATGTGCTGCCCAAAAGGCTGGAGAAGGTTTCAAGGAAGCTGCTATTTCCTGTCCACTGACATGATGTCATGGGATGAGAGTGCACGGAACTGCACTGGGATGGGCTCCCAGCTGGTGGTGATCACCAGCAAGGCAGAACAG gaatttCTCTTCAACttgacaaaagaaaaagctacTAGCCTCTATGAAACAAAATACTACATAGGCTTAGCTGCTTACAAAAATGGGAAGTGGCAGTGGGTGGATCAGACTCCATATGAGAGTACAGCGAC GTTCTGGAAGCCTGGGGAGCCCAATTTACTCTTTGCAGAAAAATGTGCTGCAATTCATGTCAAGGGAAAGACAGACCCCAACACTTACAGTAACTGGAATAATGTCCTTTGCATCACAAGTTGCTATCGAATTTGTGAACGGGCAGTCAAACTTCTCTGA
- the LOC132069612 gene encoding C-type lectin domain family 4 member E-like isoform X2: MMNGQGRVSPGSAAPAEERGCSWLNIWVFLIFALAIKTAFVTICLVALLDGSSGHYKILLQNSTEWFCAPSSSAEKVDGWMCCPKGWRRFQGSCYFLSTDMMSWDESARNCTGMGSQLVVITSKAEQEFLFNLTKEKATSLYETKYYIGLAAYKNGKWQWVDQTPYESTATFWKPGEPNLLFAEKCAAIHVKGKTDPNTYSNWNNVLCITSCYRICERAVKLL; this comes from the exons ccccagcagaagagagaggctgctcctggctgaaCATCTGGGTCTTCCTTATTTTTGCCCTTGCAATCAAAACTGCCTTTGTAACCATCTGCCTTG TGGCGTTACTTGATGGAAGCTCTGGCCATTACAAGATTCTCCTCCAGAACTCTACTGAGTGGTTCTGTGCCCCCAGCAGTTCTGCAGAGAAAG tGGATGGCTGGATGTGCTGCCCAAAAGGCTGGAGAAGGTTTCAAGGAAGCTGCTATTTCCTGTCCACTGACATGATGTCATGGGATGAGAGTGCACGGAACTGCACTGGGATGGGCTCCCAGCTGGTGGTGATCACCAGCAAGGCAGAACAG gaatttCTCTTCAACttgacaaaagaaaaagctacTAGCCTCTATGAAACAAAATACTACATAGGCTTAGCTGCTTACAAAAATGGGAAGTGGCAGTGGGTGGATCAGACTCCATATGAGAGTACAGCGAC GTTCTGGAAGCCTGGGGAGCCCAATTTACTCTTTGCAGAAAAATGTGCTGCAATTCATGTCAAGGGAAAGACAGACCCCAACACTTACAGTAACTGGAATAATGTCCTTTGCATCACAAGTTGCTATCGAATTTGTGAACGGGCAGTCAAACTTCTCTGA